GCCACCCATGTGGACAACTTGTTCAACACGATGATGACCATTTCCACCGGCCTGTTTTTGCTGGTGCAGGGAGTGCTGGTCATCGCTGCGGTTAAATATCGCCGGCGCAAGGATGACAACACCGACGGGCCGCCGATTCATGGCAACATTCCCCTAGAAATTCTCTGGACAGCGATCCCCGCTGTCATTGTGCTGGGCATCTCTGTTTACAGCTTTGAAATTTACAACGAAATGGGCGGCCTTGATCCCATGTCGTCCCACGATCACACGCTGAATGTCGCCCACAATATGCCCGGGGCGGCGATTGCAGCCCCCTTACCAGGAACGGAAGAAACCGCTTCACAGCCACAGCAAGCGCCTGAGCAAAAACTGATCGCCCTAGGCGTCGGCGCTTCCCCAGCGCATGAAGGCACCACAGCAGACGTGGTTGTCAATGTCACAGGCCTTCAGTTTGCCTGGATTTTCAGCTACCCCGACAGTGGCGTCACCTCTGGTGAGTTGCACGTGCCGGCCAATCGTGAAGTCCAGCTCAATATCGCTGCTAATGATGTGCTGCACGCGCTGTGGCTTCCCGAACTGCGCCTGAAACAAGATGCGATCCCCGGACGCACAACCGAGTTACGGTTCACGCCGGCCAAAGTCGGTGAGTACCCCGTGATCTGCGCTGAACTGTGCGGTAGCTACCACGGCGCGATGAAAAGTCGGCTAATTGTCCACACACCGGAAGAATTCGACAGTTGGGTTAAAAGCCAGCAAGAAGTTGCCAACCGCGAAGTGCTTGAACAAGCCGTGGCGGTTAATCCTGCCAACTTGTCTGAGGGCGAGTATTTGGCTCCCTATGCTGAAGACATGGGCGTTAACCCGCAAATACTGGAGCAGCTGCGCTCATCTCACGATCACGCCGCTCACAATTTTTAACGTTTTGTCATTTGTCATTTGTGATGGGTTGGTTGCCTCTGACCGATAACTAATGACCAATGACCCTACCTTTAGGTTGGCGTAGCCTTGACCAATGACCAATGACAACTTATGACTCAACAAGTACAGCTGCAAGAAAGTGCTAATCTTCCTGCTCGCGGTGAAGAACCGGGGCAAAGGAAGTGGCAAGATTACTTCACCTTTAATGGTGACCACAAGGTGATCGGGATTCAATACCTGGTCACGACGTTTATTTTTTACTTGATAGGTGGGATGCTGGCAACAGCGGTTCGCACAGAACTCGCCACCCCTGATGCTGATTTTGTCAGCCCGGAGCTTTACAACAGCCTGTTTACAGTCCACGCCACGATCATGATTTTCCTGTGGATCGTGCCGGCTGGAGCGGGATTTGCAAACTATATCCTTCCCTTGATGATTGGGGCGAAGGACATGGCTTTCCCAAAGTTAAATGCTTTAGCCTTTTGGATTATTCCACCGGCTGGTATTTTACTGCTGAGCAGTTTCTTGGTGGGCGCACCGGGGGCCGGCTGGACTTCTTACCCGCCCCTGAGCTTAATCAGTGGCAAAGCCGGTGAAGAAATTTGGATTCTCAGCCTTCTTTTGTTAGGAACTTCTTCAATTTTGGGCGCGGTGAATTTTGTTGTCACCATCTTCAAAATGCGAATTCCTGGCATGGGATTTAATCAAATGCCGCTGTTTTGCTGGGCGATGCTGGCAACTTCGGCACTGATTTTAATTGCGACGCCGGTTTTGGCAGCAGCTTTAATTTTGCTGTCCTTTGACTTGTTAGCAGGAACCGCATTTTTTAACCCAACCGGCGGGGGAGATCCGATTGTTTACCAGCATATGTTCTGGTTCTACTCCCACCCTGCTGTTTACATCATGATCCTGCCGTTTTTTGGCGTGCTCTCGGAAGTTATCCCTGTCAACTCCCGCAAGCCAATTTTCGGTTATAAAGCCATCGCCTACTCCAGTCTGGCGATTAGCTTTTTGGGCTTGATTGTTTGGGCGCACCATATGTTTACCAGTGGCACTCCTGGCTGGTTGCGGATGTTTTTTATGATCACCACGATGGTGATCGCTGTGCCCACCGGCATTAAGATATTTAGCTGGTTGGCCACCCTCTGGGGCGGTAAACTGCGGCTGAATAGTGCGCTGCTGTTTGCGATGGGTTTCATATCAACCTTTGTGTTGGGCGGGATCACCGGCGTTATGGTGGCTTCGGTTCCCTTCGATATTCACGTTCACGACACCTATTTTGTCGTTGCTCACCTGCACTACGTTCTCTTTGGCGGCAGTGTATTTGGTATTTACTCAGCTTTCTATCATTGGTTCCCGAAAATGACGGGACGGATGATGAACGAAACCTGGGGTCGCATTCATTTTGCCCTGACGTATATTGGCTTTAATGTTACTTTCTTGCCAATGCACGTTTTAGGTTTACAAGGAATGCCCCGGCGGGTGGCAATGTATGACCCAAAATTTGCCACACTGAATCTGGTTTGCAGCATTGGTGCCTATCTGCTGGCAGTGTCTACGTTCCCGTTTATTATCAATGCGATTTGGAGCTGGTCGAAAGGTCCGAAAGCCGGTGATAATCCTTGGGATGCGCTGACGCTGGAGTGGATGACAACTTCACCGCCACCGATTGAGAATTTTGACGCAACGCCGGTGTTGGCAACCGGCCCTTATGACTACGGTATGGGTAATCGCGACACGCAAGTGGGTGTGCCTTTTTCGGATGCGAAAGACCCAGCTTTGTCTGCCGGCCCGAGTTCTGCATTGCGTGCCGATCCCGATCCTGCGGTTGCCGCTCATCCAGATGACCGTCAAGGAGAAAGTCAAAACCGCGAATAGTTAGCTTTTAACTATCAGTTGTCAGTTGTTTTTATGACTGACAACTTCCTGAAGTTTGTACCTCTATTGGCATTAGAGTTTCATGCAAAGTCCAACAATCGATCCAGCGAAAGCTGAACTCAATTATCACCACAGCACTGAGGCGAAAGCCGATCACCACGAAGAACATCACGATTTTCGGATGTGGGGGGTGTTTGTCTTTCTGTGTGCGGAAGGAATGATCTTTTTCGGCTTGTTTGCCGCTTATTTGATCTATAAGGCAATGTCGCCGGTTTGGCCGCCGGAAGGCATCGAGCGAGAATTATTGGTGCCGGGAATTAACACCGTTATTCTGATTTCTAGCAGTTTTGTGATGAACAAAGGCAATACTGCAATTAAGAAGAATGATGTGGCCGGTTTGCGGCTTTGGGCGGCGGTCACTGCCCTGATGGGCGTCGTTTTCTTAGCCGGCCAGGTTTATGAATACAGCAATTTAGCCTTTGGTTTGACCAGCAATTTATACGCCAGCTCGTTTTATGTGATGACCGGCTTTCACGGTTTACACGTTTGCTTTGGTGTAATCCTAATTTTAGGGATGTTATGGCGTTCTCGCCTCCCCAATCACTACTCCAGTGAAAATCATTTTGGTGTGGAAGCCGCTGAAGTTTACTGGCACTTTGTTGATGTGATCTGGGTGATTTTGTTTGTGCTGCTGTATCTTCTCTAACTTGTTTATTCGGCATTGTTGCTGAGTGTTTCACCCCCAATTTGGGGGTTTTTTATTAGTTGAAGTGTAGCGGCAGAAGGGTGGAGAGTTGTTGCTATTTATGATTTAAATAAAATTAATAAGTTTATACAATGGCTGATTCTATTTCTAAAAATGAACATTAAAGCAATAGGGTAAATATTGATTTTGCCTAATAGAAATTAAAATTTGCTTCAAGTGACAGAAAAGCAAGAGTGTAAGGGTTCATCCTTAGGAAATATACTGGCGAGATGTGGAATACTTTCGTTCTGGTGCCGTCAAGAGCCGGTTGGGCATACGCCATCGATAAGTCAGGGCACTAATCATTAATTGAGAACAGAGACATAGAAAACGCTTGACGAGTAAAGCCAGGGTTGCATCAGCTACAAATTTCAGAATGTAAGATAGATAACAAGTGCCTGCGCTAAACTTAGATATGTCCCTTCCTGCTGTCTTACACCCAGAAGTTGTTGCGTTTATTCGTAAAATTCCCAAAAGTACCCTTCAGGAACAGATTTGGAATTGCATTCAAAAATTAAGACAGCAGCAATTTGACACCGGCTTACGCGTAAAAAAGCTCAAAGGGACTTCTAAGCGAGTTTGGGAAGCGAGAATTACCCAAGCAAGCCGGCTGATTTTTACCTACGAAAAATCGAGAAGTCCTGAAACGGGAAGCGCACAAGTTTATATTGCGGTTCAAGATATCTGTCTAGATCATGATGACGTTTCCCGAATTGCCAAAGCCAGAAAACGCACCCCTGATACAGAATGGCTGAATACTGAATTAATCGAAACAATAGGGAATATAGAAGGCGAAAGCAAAGCGTTTGATGCTGCCGAAATCTATGCGATCAAAAGCGCGATTGCTGAAGATTTAGCCCTGCCAACTGATTTTAAAGATGAACTTCTCAGTAATATTCCTTGGCAAGTTATCGAATCAGAAGCAGCATGGCATCAAGCCGTTATCCAGCAAAACGCTGAGTTGCCTCTGGAACTGACTCCAGAAGAATATCAACTGGTGAGATTGCCGGGAAATCTTCTGCTATCTGGGAGTGCCGGCACTGGTAAAACCACGGTTGCCCTTTATCGATTGCTCCAAAGTTTACAAGATTTTCCTTCGGAGAAACGTTTATATATTGCCTATAATCCCTTGCTAGTTAATAGCGCCCGCGAGCAATTTAAGCAGTTGGTGGGAAATAGTGTTGCGGAAGCTGACACCCTTTTTCAGTTTAAAACCATGCGGGATTTGAGCCTATAAATCCTTGAAAGCGCGGGACAATCCTATCTGGCTGAAGATGAAGTAAATTTCCATGCTTTCTGGCTAATTTATCGGGCGCACCCCAAACGAAAACAATACCCAACTGCTTTGGTGTGGGATGAAATTCGTAGCGTTATTAAAGGCTCTCAAGTGTCTGCTAATGCAGAAATGATGAGTGAAAAAGAGTATGAGAAGCTTAGCAAAAAAAGTGGCAGTGTCATTCCTCAAAATCAACGCCGGGAGTTTTATCAATTAGCTGAGTGGTATCAGAAAAAACTGAAACAGGATGGGCGGTTTGATGAAATTGATCTGGCGCGAAAAATCTTGCAAGTTCTGAGACAGAATGTGGCAGAGCGCTATCAGGTAATTGTTTGTGATGAAGTGCAGGATTTCACGAAATTGCAATTAGAACTATTATTGCAGTTAGGTGTGCCGGGAGGTCATTTATTTTTCGCCGGCGATTTACATCAAATGATCAGTCCCAGTGGATTTCGCTGAGAAGAACTTAAACAAAAGTTTTAACGGCGCAATCAAGAGGTTGTTGAACAAACCTTACAGTTTAATTTTCGTATTGTTGGCAATCTGGTAACTTTAGCCAATCAATTGCTGAAACTGCGCTCGAAATTTCTGAAACTTCCGCTAGTCAGTATTTCTGATCGTTATGATGTGGCAACCAGTTTAGCAGAGCCAGCCGGTTTGCAAAGAGATGAAAGCCAAAATCGCTTTTCTGGAGAGCCGGCTAGAGTCATTGCTGCACCCGTGGAAGCACTCAAGCAAACTTTGAAAGCGTTAAATCCTGGCGGTGCTATCTTGGTAAGAACCGATGAAGATAAAGATAAATTCTCTACAAGTTTTGAATCAAGTCTAGTCTTTACTGTTGAAGAAGCAAAAGGACTAGAATTTGATACGGTTTTTTTGATAGAATTCTTTGTGCCGGCACAAGAAATGTGGGATAGATTTTTTCGCAATGCTTCTGTTACCGAAAAAGAAATTCCCCAATTTCAGTTAGAACTAAATCTGCTTTATGTTGCTGTTACCCGTGCCCGACGCATCTTAAATATTTGGAAATCCACACTTCCCCAACTTTGGAGCCAACCCGAATTATCAGATTGCATCTTGCCCCTCAACCCTGAGTTAGTTCAGCAATCCCGGGTGGAACCTACTGCAGAAAGTTGGCGGCAACGAGGACTTTATTATCTAAAAGCAGAGTTTTACCAGCAAGCCATTAAATGTTTTGAAAAAGCCGGCGATGTTTTAGAGTTGCACAAAGCAAAAGCTAAAATGCTCGCGCAGCAGCGCCAGTATGCTGAAGCTTGCTGAAATGTTTGTTGAATTACAGGAATGGGCAACTGCTGCCTGGATGTTTGAAAAGCTAAAGCAGTGGACAAGCAGCTAAATTGTGGGCTAAGGCGGGCAATTTCAATAAACAGCAACTCTGTGAAATTTATGCACTAGAAGCTGTCCAAAAGTGGGAAGAAGCTGCTGAAAAATGGGAAGAACTTGCTCAACCTGAAAATGCCAAGCATTGCTGGCTAAAAAGTAACAGTGATCGGGCGATTGCTCGTTCTAGTTTAGGTGAACCTCATGCAGCAATTGAAGATTTAAATCAGGCAATTCTTCTAAATCCAAAGTTGGCAGCAGCCTACAACAACCGACGTGCTGTTCGTCGAGATTTAAAAGACACTCTAGGAGCGCTTGAGGATTAGAATCAAGCAATTAAAATTAATCCTAATTATGCTGATGCCTACTACAATCGAGGGGTGTCTCGTTCTGTTCTTGGCGATGTTGAAGGAGCGATTGAAGATTGGCAAGAGTCTGGAAAAATTAATCCTAAAAATCCTTTAGCTTATTACAACCTGGGAGTGAGTAAAATTCAAGAAGAAAATTACTTGGGGGCGCTAGAATATTATACTCAGGCGTTAAATAGCGCTCCCGATTTTGCTGAAGC
This genomic stretch from Microcoleus sp. FACHB-672 harbors:
- a CDS encoding cytochrome c oxidase subunit II; amino-acid sequence: MNIPNSILTMLAGIGLTLVSLWYGQNHGLLPVAASEEATHVDNLFNTMMTISTGLFLLVQGVLVIAAVKYRRRKDDNTDGPPIHGNIPLEILWTAIPAVIVLGISVYSFEIYNEMGGLDPMSSHDHTLNVAHNMPGAAIAAPLPGTEETASQPQQAPEQKLIALGVGASPAHEGTTADVVVNVTGLQFAWIFSYPDSGVTSGELHVPANREVQLNIAANDVLHALWLPELRLKQDAIPGRTTELRFTPAKVGEYPVICAELCGSYHGAMKSRLIVHTPEEFDSWVKSQQEVANREVLEQAVAVNPANLSEGEYLAPYAEDMGVNPQILEQLRSSHDHAAHNF
- a CDS encoding UvrD-helicase domain-containing protein, producing MWDEIRSVIKGSQVSANAEMMSEKEYEKLSKKSGSVIPQNQRREFYQLAEWYQKKLKQDGRFDEIDLARKILQVLRQNVAERYQVIVCDEVQDFTKLQLELLLQLGVPGGHLFFAGDLHQMISPSGFR
- a CDS encoding tetratricopeptide repeat protein, whose amino-acid sequence is MNPNYADAYYNRGVSRSVLGDVEGAIEDWQESGKINPKNPLAYYNLGVSKIQEENYLGALEYYTQALNSAPDFAEAYFERGVTLDKLGKVEEAIQDFHKAAKIYTRRKNMDRHEEAIANIKKLQGETAELNEPAA
- a CDS encoding 3'-5' exonuclease, which encodes MLKLRSKFLKLPLVSISDRYDVATSLAEPAGLQRDESQNRFSGEPARVIAAPVEALKQTLKALNPGGAILVRTDEDKDKFSTSFESSLVFTVEEAKGLEFDTVFLIEFFVPAQEMWDRFFRNASVTEKEIPQFQLELNLLYVAVTRARRILNIWKSTLPQLWSQPELSDCILPLNPELVQQSRVEPTAESWRQRGLYYLKAEFYQQAIKCFEKAGDVLELHKAKAKMLAQQRQYAEAC
- a CDS encoding cytochrome c oxidase subunit 3 → MQSPTIDPAKAELNYHHSTEAKADHHEEHHDFRMWGVFVFLCAEGMIFFGLFAAYLIYKAMSPVWPPEGIERELLVPGINTVILISSSFVMNKGNTAIKKNDVAGLRLWAAVTALMGVVFLAGQVYEYSNLAFGLTSNLYASSFYVMTGFHGLHVCFGVILILGMLWRSRLPNHYSSENHFGVEAAEVYWHFVDVIWVILFVLLYLL
- the ctaD gene encoding cytochrome c oxidase subunit I, with amino-acid sequence MTQQVQLQESANLPARGEEPGQRKWQDYFTFNGDHKVIGIQYLVTTFIFYLIGGMLATAVRTELATPDADFVSPELYNSLFTVHATIMIFLWIVPAGAGFANYILPLMIGAKDMAFPKLNALAFWIIPPAGILLLSSFLVGAPGAGWTSYPPLSLISGKAGEEIWILSLLLLGTSSILGAVNFVVTIFKMRIPGMGFNQMPLFCWAMLATSALILIATPVLAAALILLSFDLLAGTAFFNPTGGGDPIVYQHMFWFYSHPAVYIMILPFFGVLSEVIPVNSRKPIFGYKAIAYSSLAISFLGLIVWAHHMFTSGTPGWLRMFFMITTMVIAVPTGIKIFSWLATLWGGKLRLNSALLFAMGFISTFVLGGITGVMVASVPFDIHVHDTYFVVAHLHYVLFGGSVFGIYSAFYHWFPKMTGRMMNETWGRIHFALTYIGFNVTFLPMHVLGLQGMPRRVAMYDPKFATLNLVCSIGAYLLAVSTFPFIINAIWSWSKGPKAGDNPWDALTLEWMTTSPPPIENFDATPVLATGPYDYGMGNRDTQVGVPFSDAKDPALSAGPSSALRADPDPAVAAHPDDRQGESQNRE